From the Motacilla alba alba isolate MOTALB_02 chromosome Z, Motacilla_alba_V1.0_pri, whole genome shotgun sequence genome, one window contains:
- the LOC119695371 gene encoding protein NipSnap homolog 3A-like isoform X3 — protein sequence MKEFLELVNKYFHFRTAHSELVGFWYSELGAMNKVFHIWKYDNFAHRTAVRHALANDKDWQGKFISAALPLVEKQHNEVAYLVPWCQLGKPSKEGGVYEWVTFQMKPGGPALWGEAFQAAINAHVNTGYTKLIGVFHTEYGLLNTVHVLWWNESPDQRAAGRHSAHEDARVVAAVRDSVRFLESQQNMLLIPLQCSPLK from the exons ATGAAGGAGTTTTTGGAATTGGTCAACAAGTACTTTCACTTTCGCACTGCCCACTCGGAGCTGGTGGGATTCTGGTACTCGGAGCTGGGAGCGATGAACAAGGTGTTCCACATTTGGAAGTATG aTAATTTTGCCCACAGAACAGCAGTCCGGCATGCACTAGCAAATGACAAAGACTGGCAGGGAAAATTCATCTCTGCGGCTCTCCCCTTGGTAGAGAAGCAGCACAATGAGGTTGCTTATCTGGTGCCCTGGTGTCAGCTCGGGAAGCCTTCAAAGGAAGGGG GTGTATATGAATGGGTTACTTTCCAGATGAAGCCTGGTGGGCCAGCATTGTGGGGTGAAGCATTTCAAGCTGCAATCAATGCTCATGTCAACACAGGATACACCAAGCTGATCGGTGTTTTCCACACAGAATATGGATTACTTAACACAG TCCATGTGTTATGGTGGAATGAGAGCCCAGATCAGCGGGCAGCAGGAAGACACAGTGCCCATGAAGATGCCAGAGTTGTAGCAGCTG TGCGTGACAGTGTCAGATTCTTGGAGTCCCAGCAAAATATGCTTCTGATTCCTCTGCAATGCTCGCCACTGAAGTAA
- the LOC119695371 gene encoding protein NipSnap homolog 3A-like isoform X1 gives MLPPALLRRPLAAAARLALPRAGPQVRLATGPRQNNGIFYEIRTYDIKPAKMKEFLELVNKYFHFRTAHSELVGFWYSELGAMNKVFHIWKYDNFAHRTAVRHALANDKDWQGKFISAALPLVEKQHNEVAYLVPWCQLGKPSKEGGVYEWVTFQMKPGGPALWGEAFQAAINAHVNTGYTKLIGVFHTEYGLLNTVHVLWWNESPDQRAAGRHSAHEDARVVAAVRDSVRFLESQQNMLLIPLQCSPLK, from the exons ATGCTGCCGCCGGCGCTGCTCCGCCGCccgctcgccgccgccgcccgcctgGCGCTGCCGCGCGCCGGCCCGCAG gtaCGCCTTGCTACAGGGCCCAGACAAAATAATGGCATTTTCTACGAAATTCGCACATATGATATTAAGCCAGCGAAGATGAAGGAGTTTTTGGAATTGGTCAACAAGTACTTTCACTTTCGCACTGCCCACTCGGAGCTGGTGGGATTCTGGTACTCGGAGCTGGGAGCGATGAACAAGGTGTTCCACATTTGGAAGTATG aTAATTTTGCCCACAGAACAGCAGTCCGGCATGCACTAGCAAATGACAAAGACTGGCAGGGAAAATTCATCTCTGCGGCTCTCCCCTTGGTAGAGAAGCAGCACAATGAGGTTGCTTATCTGGTGCCCTGGTGTCAGCTCGGGAAGCCTTCAAAGGAAGGGG GTGTATATGAATGGGTTACTTTCCAGATGAAGCCTGGTGGGCCAGCATTGTGGGGTGAAGCATTTCAAGCTGCAATCAATGCTCATGTCAACACAGGATACACCAAGCTGATCGGTGTTTTCCACACAGAATATGGATTACTTAACACAG TCCATGTGTTATGGTGGAATGAGAGCCCAGATCAGCGGGCAGCAGGAAGACACAGTGCCCATGAAGATGCCAGAGTTGTAGCAGCTG TGCGTGACAGTGTCAGATTCTTGGAGTCCCAGCAAAATATGCTTCTGATTCCTCTGCAATGCTCGCCACTGAAGTAA
- the LOC119695371 gene encoding protein NipSnap homolog 3A-like isoform X2: protein MSIGIASKEKSQKVRLATGPRQNNGIFYEIRTYDIKPAKMKEFLELVNKYFHFRTAHSELVGFWYSELGAMNKVFHIWKYDNFAHRTAVRHALANDKDWQGKFISAALPLVEKQHNEVAYLVPWCQLGKPSKEGGVYEWVTFQMKPGGPALWGEAFQAAINAHVNTGYTKLIGVFHTEYGLLNTVHVLWWNESPDQRAAGRHSAHEDARVVAAVRDSVRFLESQQNMLLIPLQCSPLK, encoded by the exons ATGAGCATTGGAATTGCTTCCAAAGAAAAGTCTCAAAAG gtaCGCCTTGCTACAGGGCCCAGACAAAATAATGGCATTTTCTACGAAATTCGCACATATGATATTAAGCCAGCGAAGATGAAGGAGTTTTTGGAATTGGTCAACAAGTACTTTCACTTTCGCACTGCCCACTCGGAGCTGGTGGGATTCTGGTACTCGGAGCTGGGAGCGATGAACAAGGTGTTCCACATTTGGAAGTATG aTAATTTTGCCCACAGAACAGCAGTCCGGCATGCACTAGCAAATGACAAAGACTGGCAGGGAAAATTCATCTCTGCGGCTCTCCCCTTGGTAGAGAAGCAGCACAATGAGGTTGCTTATCTGGTGCCCTGGTGTCAGCTCGGGAAGCCTTCAAAGGAAGGGG GTGTATATGAATGGGTTACTTTCCAGATGAAGCCTGGTGGGCCAGCATTGTGGGGTGAAGCATTTCAAGCTGCAATCAATGCTCATGTCAACACAGGATACACCAAGCTGATCGGTGTTTTCCACACAGAATATGGATTACTTAACACAG TCCATGTGTTATGGTGGAATGAGAGCCCAGATCAGCGGGCAGCAGGAAGACACAGTGCCCATGAAGATGCCAGAGTTGTAGCAGCTG TGCGTGACAGTGTCAGATTCTTGGAGTCCCAGCAAAATATGCTTCTGATTCCTCTGCAATGCTCGCCACTGAAGTAA